A genomic stretch from Cyprinus carpio isolate SPL01 chromosome A12, ASM1834038v1, whole genome shotgun sequence includes:
- the LOC109088189 gene encoding dickkopf-related protein 1-like, which yields MLHIAVFSTTCLILVGCIKAASAGSVVLNSNAIKVGSGVASPGHPVSPSPDESPADSGTLNFSIDAPQHPLICESDEECSGDEFCFLSRGVCLQCKKRRKRCIRDAMCCPGNHCSNGVCLPNDPDMIHQIGMEEFVSISQENSTVVVPPKIATQGSPLNQMLKGLEGENCLRSSDCAEGLCCARHFWSKICKPVLKEGQVCTKHKRKGTHGLEIFQRCDCAEGLSCRTQRDGSKSSRSLHTCQRH from the exons ATGCTGCACATTGCCGTGTTCTCTACCACATGCCTCATTCTTGTGGGCTGCATCAAAGCGGCATCCGCCGGTTCTGTGGTGCTCAACTCCAACGCTATTAAGGTCGGTTCAGGTGTGGCGAGTCCCGGTCACCCGGTCAGCCCGAGTCCGGATGAGTCACCTGCAGACAGCGGCACTCTGAACTTCTCCATCGATGCACCGCAG CATCCTTTAATCTGCGAGAGTGATGAGGAATGCAGTGGCGACGAGTTCTGCTTCCTGTCTCGCGGTGTCTGTCTCCAGTGCAAGAAGCGCAGGAAGCGCTGCATCCGGGATGCGATGTGCTGCCCTGGCAACCACTGCAGCAACG GAGTTTGTCTTCCAAATGATCCTGATATGATCCACCAGATTGGAATGGAAGAGTTTGTGTCCATCTCCCAAGAAAACTCAACTGTTGTGGTGCCACCAAAAATTGCAACTCAAGGTTCACCACTAAACCAAATgctaaaag GTCTGGAGGGAGAGAACTGCCTGAGATCATCAGACTGTGCTGAGGGACTCTGCTGCGCCCGTCACTTTTGGTCCAAAATCTGCAAGCCTGTCCTAAAAGAAGGCCAGGTCTGCACAAAGCACAAGAGGAAAGGCACCCATGGCTTGGAGATATTCCAGCGTTGTGATTGTGCAGAAGGTCTGTCCTGCAGAACGCAAAGAGATGGCAGCAAATCATCACGGAGTCTGCACACTTGCCAGAGACACTGA